The region TAAGCATCGGCATTCTCGCTGTTCTGGTCAGCGCCCTCCTGGGACCTAAAAAGTCCAGCCGGACCAAGCTGATGGCCTACGAGAGTGGCAATGACCCGGAAGGTGGGGGCGTGGGCACCGGTCAGCGCTGGCCCGTGCACTTCTACCTCGTGGCCATGCTGTTCATCGTTTTCGACATCGAGACTGCGTTTTTCTATCCGCTGGCGGTGGCCTACCAGAAGCTGATTCCCTTTGCATTTTTCGAGGCGCTCACTTTTGTGCTGCTGCTGCTGGTCGGGTACTACTACGTGCTGAAAAAGCGGGTTCTGGAATGGTCCTGAGAGCAAGTACTCCGACGTTGCATGCGGCAAGAAAGCTGAGGGGCCGCCCCCGAAGCGCCTGCTACCTGAGAGCAAGTACTCCGACGTTGCATGCGGCAAGAAAGCTGAGGGGCTGCCCCCGAAGCGCCGCCGCTGAGCTGGGTTCCCGGAAGGCAGGTTTGTCATTTCATCTTGCAGGGGCTGCGTGCCCGCCGCCTCTCACCTACATCGGCCTGCCCTGCGACGGTCGGGCCGGGAGAGCACCCTTATGGCACTGAAGGAACTGTTTGACCGCGACTGGCAGGAACTCGAATCTGAAGGCATCCTGTTTTCCAACCTGGAAAAGCTGGTGGCCTGGGGCCGCAGCAACTCGCTGTGGCCAGCAACCTTCGGGCTGGCGTGCTGCGCCATCGAGATGATGAGCAGCACCAACGCCCGCAACGACATGGCCCGCTTCGGCAGCGAGGTGTTCCGCGCCTCGCCCCGGCAGGCGGACGTGATGATCGTGGCCGGGCGCCTGAGCAAGAAGATGGCCCCGGTGATGCGCCGGGTCTATGACCAGATGCCCGACCCCAAGTGGGTGATCGCCATGGGCGCGTGCGCCAGCAGCGGGGGGATGTTCAACAACTACGCCATCGTGCAGAACGTCGACAGCGTGGTGCCGGTGGACATTTACGTTCCGGGCTGCCCGCCTCGCCCTGAAGCGCTGATCTACGCCGTGATGCAGCTGCAGAAGAAAGTGCGGGGCGAGGCTTTTGACCAGCTGGGTCATCAGCTGCCGATGGTGGACGCATGGACCCGCTGACTCCGGCTGTGACGACACCTTCGGCCGTAACCGACTCGACCCGTGACGTCACGGCGCTGCTGAGAGAACTGGGCCTGACCGAGGAGCACGCTGCCGAGCCCACCGCTGTAGTGCCGGCAGCTGATCTGCGGCAGGTGGCCCAGGCCCTCAAGGACCGCGGCTTCATGCTGATCGACACCGTGGGCATCGACTACCTGAAGTACCCCGAGGCCCGCCCGGCCCGCTTCTGTGTGCTGCACAACGTCTACCATCCATACGACCACCGCCGCGTGTTCCTGCGCGTGTGGCTGGATGACGGGCAGCCGCTGGATAGCCTGTACCCGGTGTGGCGCGCAGCCAACTACCTGGAGCGCGAGGTGTACGACCTGGTGGGCGTGGAGTTCACCGGGCATCCGGACCTGCGCAAGGTGCTGACGCCTGACGACCTCGAAGGCAACCCGCTACGCAAGGACTTTCCGCTGGGTGAGACACCCACGCTGTTCCGCGAGGGGCGCTTTCTGGACCCGGCGACGTTCCGCGCGGGCCTCAACGGGCAGCAGGGCGGCCTGACCGGCTACCGCGGCGAGTACCGCCGTGGCCAGAGCGGCGACCGCGAGCCGCCGGTGATGCCGGCAGGAGGGCCGAAATGACGAGCGTGCCCGCACGTCCCCAGGAGTCCGGCCCCGGCACCACCGGCAGTTCGGGCGGCACGCTGATGCACACCGAGGTGATGTCACTCAACGTCGGGCCGCAGCATCCCTCGACCCACGGGGTGCTGCGTCTGGTGGTGGACATGGACGGCGAGTACGTCCGGAAGGTCGTTCCCCACATGGGCTACCTGCACACCGGCTTCGAGAAGACCTTCGAGCACCGCACCTACCAGCAGGGCGTAACGTACGCGCCGCGCACGGATTACCTGCACTGCTTCGGGCATGAGCTGGCATACGTGCTGAGCGTGGAGAAGCTCATGCAGGCGCAGGTGCCCGACCGTGCCAGCATGATCCGCGTGATTCTGCACGAACTGGGCCGGATCCACAGCCATCTGGTCTTCGTGGGCACCGGCCTGCTTGACCTTGGTGCCCTGACTCCCTTCTTCTACGCCTTCCGCGAGAAGGAGTCGTGCGTGGACCTTTTTGAGGAGGCCACCGGCTACCGCATGAACCAGGGGTTCTTCCGGGTCGGCGGCCTGTCGCGCGACGTGCCCGAGGACTGGCCGGGGCACGTCGCTCAATTTCTCGATCAGATGGAGCGCGGGGTCGACGAGTACACCAACCTGTTTGCCAACAACCCCATCTTCCTGGACCGGGCGCGCGGCGTGGGCGTCATTCCCACCGACGTGGCGCTGGACCTGGGCCTGACCGGCCCGAACCTGCGCGCCAGCGGCGTGCCGCTCGATGTCCGCAAGGCCCATCCGTACTGCGGGTATGAGGCCTACGACTTCAACGTGATCAGCAGCACGGACGGCGACTCGCTGGCGCGCTTCACCATGCGGCTGCTGGAGTTCAGCGAAAGCATCAAAATTATCCGCCAGGCTCTCGCGCGCCTGAAGCCGGGTCTGATCAAGGATCCCAACCGAAAGATCAGCCTGCCGCCGCGCCACGAGCTGGAGACCAGCATGGAAGCGGTCATCCACCACTTCAAGCTGGTCACCGAGGGCTTTCATCCACCGACCGGCGAGGTCTACGTGCCGGTGGAAGGCGCACGTGGCGAGGTCGGGTATTACATCGTCTCGGACGGGGGCAGCGTGCCGTACCGCGTCAAGATCCGTGCGCCCAGCTTCGTCAATCTGCAGGCCCTGGAATACGCCTGTGTCGGCGCGCAGTTTGCCGATCTGATCACCATTCTCGCCACCATCGACCCTGTTCTGGGGGACGTGGACCGGTAAGGGAGCGTCACTTGAGTTATTTCGCAGACAAACAGGGCCTGGTCGCGGACATCATTCGCCGCTACCCGGATTCACCCCAGGGCCGCCGCTCGGCGCTGATGCCGCTGCTGCGTGAAGTCCAGAACGCCGAGGGCTTCATCAGTGAGGCGCGCATGGCCGAGATCGGCGCCTTGTGCGGCACCACCGCCACGGAAGTGCGCTCGGTCCTGAGCTTCTATTCCACCTACCACACGGTTCCCACCGGCCGGCACCACCTGCAGGTGTGCTCCACGCTGATGTGCGCGCTGGCCGGCAGCGACGAACTGTGGGATTACCTGGTCTCGGAGCTTGACGTGCAGCCCGGTGAGGTCACGCCCGACGGCGCGTTCAGCGTGCAGAAGGTCGAGTGCCTGGGTTCGTGCGGCACCGCGCCGATGATGCAGGTCAATGATCTGGGCTACTACGAGAACGTGACCCGGACCAAGTGTGACCGCCTGCTCTCGGCCATGCGCGCCGGGCAGACGCCCACGCCCGACAACCCGGTTCCCGTGACCGTGAATGCCGAAGGCCGCCAGGTTCTGGCTGGCGGTGACGCGGTGGGGACCAGCATCACCGGGCTGGCCAAGCTGCCCGGAGCCGATGGCCAGGGAGGACGCGCATGACTGTGGCTGAGCCGGCTCCCAAACCCATCACCAGTGCCAAAGACCCCCGCTTTGCGCCCACGCTGTATGCGCACGTGGGCCAGCCGGACAGCTGGACTCTGGCGTACTACCGCGACAACGGCGGTTACGAGGCAGTGCGCCGGGCCTTTGAGATGGGCCCCGACGCTGTCATCGACGAAGTCAAGAAGTCAGGCCTGCGCGGCCGCGGCGGCGCAGGGTTCGCGACCGGCCTGAAATGGTCGTTCATGCCGCTGAACGACGGCCGTAAGCACTACGTCATCTGCAATGCCGACGAGTCCGAGCCCGGTTCCTTCAAGGACCGCTACCTGCTGTCCGAGGATCCTCACCAGCTGATCGAGGGCATGCTCATCGCCGGGTACGCGATGCGTGCCACGGTCGGCTACATCTATATCCGCGGGGAATACGTGCATGCGGCCGAGCGTGTCTGGCAGGCCATTCACGAGGCGCGCGCGGCGGGTCTGCTGGGCCGCAACGTGCTGGGCAGCGGCTTCGACTTTGATCTGCAAGTGCACCGCGGCGCCGGAGCTTACATCTGCGGCGAGGAAACCGCACTCATGAACTCCCTGGAAGGTCTGCGCGCCAATCCACGGCTCAAGCCGCCATTTCCAGCCGCCGCCGGTCTGTACGGTCTGCCCACCACCATCAACAATGTGGAAACCTTCTGCGCCGCCACCCAGATCCTGAAGTTCGGGTCCGAGTGGCACGCGGGGATGGGCACCGAACGCAGCAAGGGCATGAAGCTGTTCCAGATTTCGGGCCCTGTAGCGCGGCCCGGGGTGTACGAGCTGCCACTGGGTACCACCTTCCGCGAGCTGATCTACGACTGGGCCGGCGGACCGCTGGAAGAGATGAAGGCCATCATCCCCGGTGGGTCCAGCTGCCCCATGCTGCCCTGGAGCGACAGGATCCTGGACACGCCCATGGATTACGAGGCCATCGCGGCGGCCGGCAGCATGCTCGGGACCGGGGGCGTGACCCTGATCCCGCGCGCCGACTGCATCGTGAATGCCACCTGGAACCTGGTGCGGTTCTACGCGCATGAGTCCTGCGGCAAGTGCACACCCTGCCGCGAGGGCATTTCGGGGTGGATGGTCAAGATGTACGAGAAGCTCGTGCGCGGCCACGGGCAGCCAGGCGACGTGCAGCTGATCCTGGACATGAGCGAGAACATCGGCGGGCGCAGTTTCTGCGCGCTGGCCGACGCCTGCCTGGGCCCGGTGCTGAGCTCGATCAGTCTTTTCCGTGACGAGTACGACCAGCTGGCCACCACGGGTCAGCCGGTGTACCCGGCAAGAAGCAGGTGGAAAGCCGAATGAAAGTGACTGTAGACGGAATCGAACTCGACCTCCCGGCTGGAACCAGCGCCATCGACGCGGTGTTTCAGGCCGGGCGGGATGTGCCGTACTTCTGTGCGCACAGCTACCTCTCGCCGGTCGGTGCGTGCCGCATGTGTCTGGTCGAGGCCGGAACGCCTCGCAAGAACCCCGACGGCAACTGGGCCTTGGACGAGGCCACCGGCCAGCCGAAAATCTTCTGGCTGCCCAAGCCCATGGCCTCGTGCACCATGCAGGCCACCGAGGGCATGCACGTGCGCACCGCCCGGACCTCCGAGGTGGTGGCCAAGGCGCAGGCCGGCATGATGGAATTCACGCTGCTCAACCACCCCCTCGACTGCCCCACCTGCGACAAGGGCGGCGCCTGCGAACTGCAGGACCGCGCCTTTGAGTACGGGTACGGGGCCAGCCGCTATGGTTTTGACCGGCGTCACGCCGAGAAGCATTACCCGCTGTCGGATTTCGTGGTGCTGGATCAGGAGCGCTGCATTCACTGCAAACGCTGCGTGCGCTACTTCGAGGAAGTGCCGGGCCAGGAAGTGCTGGACTTTATCGAGCGCGGTGGCCACACCTTCATCGACACCGAGGAAGGCGGGCTGCCGGTGGGTTTCCAGGGCAACATCACCGATATCTGCCCGGTGGGCGCGCTGCTGGACAACGTGGCGCGTTTCCGCGGGCGCAACTGGGAGTACGACCATACGCCGACCACCTGCACGCTGTGCCCGGTGGGCTGCTCGATCACGGTGGACGCCCGCAACGGGCGCATCGAGCGCATCGTGGCCGGCGAGAACCGCGAAGTGAACGAGATGTGGATCTGCGACGCGGGCCGTTTCGGGCACGTTTCAGCCTCCGACGGTCGCCTGTACACCCCGCTGGTCCGCGGTGACGACGGGCAGCTGAGGAACGCGACCTGGGACGAGGCCATCGAGCGGATGAACCGCGGCTTTGCCGCTGTGAACCTGGCTGAACTGGGCCTGTACCTCAGTGCCGACAGCACCCTGGAAGAAGGCGTGGCCCTGGAGGCCCTGGCCGGCACCCTGGGTGCGCGCAGTGTGGACCACTGGCCCCGCCAGCCCAGTGTCGGCGGCGCTCCCAGCCTGACGGAAGTCGCCACTGCCGACGCGGTCGTGATCGTGGGCGCGGACCTGATGAAGGAAGCGCCGGTCGTGCAGCTGCGGGTTCTGGAGATGCTGCGCGGCGGTCTGATTCCCCCCGAGTTCGCGCATGGCACCGCCATTGCCGATCTGCGTCTGGTCGAGCGCCCCGGCCGCAAGCCTGAAAAGCTCGCGGTCATTGGTGCCCAGGACACCGACCTGGCCCGGCAGGCGCGCATCAATTCGCCTACCCCCGGTCCGGAAGCCTTGCGTGGCCTGATTGGCCTGGAGTCCCCCCGCGACCCGCTGCTGGTTGCGGCCACCAACCTGCTGGCTGGAGCCGGAGCCAAAGGCATCCTGATTCTGGGTGCCGAAGCCCTGGCCGACATGGACGCGCCACTCCTGGCTGCTGTTCAGGCGTTCGCAGCCAGCCTGGGGACCCGGGTCCTGGCCCTGCCCGCCGGGCCCAACAGCCTGGGGCTGGGCGCACTGGGGCTCGTACCCCGCGATGGAGGCCGCAGCTACGCGCAGCTGGCCGAGGCTCCGGCGGCGTTCATCAGCCGTCTGGACCCGGCGGCCCAGGGACTGCCGGCCCGCGCACGCGGCTTCACCGTGGTGCACGACACCCACCTGACTGCCACCGCCCGTCAGGCAGACGTGGTGCTGCCGGCCGTGACCAACTACGAGAAGCGCGGCACCACCGTCAACCTCGAAGGTCGCCTGCTGCCACTGCACCAGGCTGCCGTGAGCAGCGGCGAGGCCGCCGACCTGATCCGCGCCCTGACGGCGCTGGCCGAAGCCCTGCGTGTCCGGACCACCGTGCGTGGCCAGCGCAGCGCCCAGGCACTGGTCGCGCAGCGGCTCGGTCAGCCGGTGGACAGCCTGCCACAGGGCGGCACGGTAGTGGCTGACCTGCCACGCGCGGCTGCCCCGGCGTCAGGACTGACTCATACGCCGAGGCTGTGGGAGATTCCTCTGACCCACCGTGAAAGCACCTCCGACTGGGCCGAGCACATTACTTCGCTGGTGGACAACCGCTGGGAGCTGCCCATGCACGGAACAAGCTCATCGGCCCCCAGAGCTGGAGGTGACGACTGATGCCCGACTGGCTTCTGACCCTGCTGATTACCGTGGTCAAGGCAGTGGCGGTCATCCTGGCGCTGCTGACCACCTTTGCGTATATGACCCTGGTGGAGCGCAAGCTGCTGGGCCGCTTTCAGATCCGGGTCGGCCCCAACCGGGTAGGTCCGATGGGGCTGCTGCAGCCCGCGGCCGACGCCATCAAGAGCATCTTCAAGGAAGACCTGCAGGTCACGCTGGCCGACAAGCTGGTCTACACCCTGGCACCAATCATTGCCATCGGTATGGCGCTGACCGCGTTCGGCGGCATTCCTGCCGGACCGGAAGGCAGCCTGTTCGGGGAAAACCCCTGGGTCTATAACCTGGACGCCGGGGTGCTGGCCCTGCTGGCACTGACCAGCATGGGGGTGTACGGCATCTTTCTGGGCGGCTGGGCCTCGGGCAGCAAATACCCCATGCTGGGCGGCCTGAGAAGCAGCGCCCAGATGATCAGCTATGAGCTGGGCATGGGCCTGAGCATCCTGGGCCTGCTGATGCTGGTGGGCAGCACGCGCTTTACCGACATTGTCCTGTGGCAGGGCGCCAACGGCTGGATGATCCTGTTCCAGTCGCTGGGCTTCGCGCTGTTTCTGATCAGCTCCTTTGCCGAGACCAACCGCACCCCCTTTGACCTGGTGGAAGCCGAGCAGGAACTGGTAGCCGGTTACCTGACCGAGTACTCCGCCATCAAGTGGGCGCTGTTCCAGATGGCGGAGTACGTCAACATGATCACCGCCTCAGCCCTGATGAGCACGCTGTTTTTCGGCGGTTGGCGCGGCCCGGGATTCCTGAACGGAATTATTCCCGGCATTGCCGACATTCCGATTCTGTGGCTGGTGGTCAAGATCGGCTTTTTCCTGTTCGTGTTTATCTG is a window of Deinococcus deserti VCD115 DNA encoding:
- a CDS encoding NADH-quinone oxidoreductase subunit A, which translates into the protein MLLVALSIGILAVLVSALLGPKKSSRTKLMAYESGNDPEGGGVGTGQRWPVHFYLVAMLFIVFDIETAFFYPLAVAYQKLIPFAFFEALTFVLLLLVGYYYVLKKRVLEWS
- a CDS encoding NuoB/complex I 20 kDa subunit family protein, giving the protein MALKELFDRDWQELESEGILFSNLEKLVAWGRSNSLWPATFGLACCAIEMMSSTNARNDMARFGSEVFRASPRQADVMIVAGRLSKKMAPVMRRVYDQMPDPKWVIAMGACASSGGMFNNYAIVQNVDSVVPVDIYVPGCPPRPEALIYAVMQLQKKVRGEAFDQLGHQLPMVDAWTR
- a CDS encoding NADH-quinone oxidoreductase subunit C, giving the protein MDPLTPAVTTPSAVTDSTRDVTALLRELGLTEEHAAEPTAVVPAADLRQVAQALKDRGFMLIDTVGIDYLKYPEARPARFCVLHNVYHPYDHRRVFLRVWLDDGQPLDSLYPVWRAANYLEREVYDLVGVEFTGHPDLRKVLTPDDLEGNPLRKDFPLGETPTLFREGRFLDPATFRAGLNGQQGGLTGYRGEYRRGQSGDREPPVMPAGGPK
- the nuoD gene encoding NADH dehydrogenase (quinone) subunit D — encoded protein: MTSVPARPQESGPGTTGSSGGTLMHTEVMSLNVGPQHPSTHGVLRLVVDMDGEYVRKVVPHMGYLHTGFEKTFEHRTYQQGVTYAPRTDYLHCFGHELAYVLSVEKLMQAQVPDRASMIRVILHELGRIHSHLVFVGTGLLDLGALTPFFYAFREKESCVDLFEEATGYRMNQGFFRVGGLSRDVPEDWPGHVAQFLDQMERGVDEYTNLFANNPIFLDRARGVGVIPTDVALDLGLTGPNLRASGVPLDVRKAHPYCGYEAYDFNVISSTDGDSLARFTMRLLEFSESIKIIRQALARLKPGLIKDPNRKISLPPRHELETSMEAVIHHFKLVTEGFHPPTGEVYVPVEGARGEVGYYIVSDGGSVPYRVKIRAPSFVNLQALEYACVGAQFADLITILATIDPVLGDVDR
- the nuoE gene encoding NADH-quinone oxidoreductase subunit NuoE, which codes for MSYFADKQGLVADIIRRYPDSPQGRRSALMPLLREVQNAEGFISEARMAEIGALCGTTATEVRSVLSFYSTYHTVPTGRHHLQVCSTLMCALAGSDELWDYLVSELDVQPGEVTPDGAFSVQKVECLGSCGTAPMMQVNDLGYYENVTRTKCDRLLSAMRAGQTPTPDNPVPVTVNAEGRQVLAGGDAVGTSITGLAKLPGADGQGGRA
- the nuoF gene encoding NADH-quinone oxidoreductase subunit NuoF, whose translation is MTVAEPAPKPITSAKDPRFAPTLYAHVGQPDSWTLAYYRDNGGYEAVRRAFEMGPDAVIDEVKKSGLRGRGGAGFATGLKWSFMPLNDGRKHYVICNADESEPGSFKDRYLLSEDPHQLIEGMLIAGYAMRATVGYIYIRGEYVHAAERVWQAIHEARAAGLLGRNVLGSGFDFDLQVHRGAGAYICGEETALMNSLEGLRANPRLKPPFPAAAGLYGLPTTINNVETFCAATQILKFGSEWHAGMGTERSKGMKLFQISGPVARPGVYELPLGTTFRELIYDWAGGPLEEMKAIIPGGSSCPMLPWSDRILDTPMDYEAIAAAGSMLGTGGVTLIPRADCIVNATWNLVRFYAHESCGKCTPCREGISGWMVKMYEKLVRGHGQPGDVQLILDMSENIGGRSFCALADACLGPVLSSISLFRDEYDQLATTGQPVYPARSRWKAE
- the nuoG gene encoding NADH-quinone oxidoreductase subunit NuoG, producing the protein MKVTVDGIELDLPAGTSAIDAVFQAGRDVPYFCAHSYLSPVGACRMCLVEAGTPRKNPDGNWALDEATGQPKIFWLPKPMASCTMQATEGMHVRTARTSEVVAKAQAGMMEFTLLNHPLDCPTCDKGGACELQDRAFEYGYGASRYGFDRRHAEKHYPLSDFVVLDQERCIHCKRCVRYFEEVPGQEVLDFIERGGHTFIDTEEGGLPVGFQGNITDICPVGALLDNVARFRGRNWEYDHTPTTCTLCPVGCSITVDARNGRIERIVAGENREVNEMWICDAGRFGHVSASDGRLYTPLVRGDDGQLRNATWDEAIERMNRGFAAVNLAELGLYLSADSTLEEGVALEALAGTLGARSVDHWPRQPSVGGAPSLTEVATADAVVIVGADLMKEAPVVQLRVLEMLRGGLIPPEFAHGTAIADLRLVERPGRKPEKLAVIGAQDTDLARQARINSPTPGPEALRGLIGLESPRDPLLVAATNLLAGAGAKGILILGAEALADMDAPLLAAVQAFAASLGTRVLALPAGPNSLGLGALGLVPRDGGRSYAQLAEAPAAFISRLDPAAQGLPARARGFTVVHDTHLTATARQADVVLPAVTNYEKRGTTVNLEGRLLPLHQAAVSSGEAADLIRALTALAEALRVRTTVRGQRSAQALVAQRLGQPVDSLPQGGTVVADLPRAAAPASGLTHTPRLWEIPLTHRESTSDWAEHITSLVDNRWELPMHGTSSSAPRAGGDD
- the nuoH gene encoding NADH-quinone oxidoreductase subunit NuoH produces the protein MPDWLLTLLITVVKAVAVILALLTTFAYMTLVERKLLGRFQIRVGPNRVGPMGLLQPAADAIKSIFKEDLQVTLADKLVYTLAPIIAIGMALTAFGGIPAGPEGSLFGENPWVYNLDAGVLALLALTSMGVYGIFLGGWASGSKYPMLGGLRSSAQMISYELGMGLSILGLLMLVGSTRFTDIVLWQGANGWMILFQSLGFALFLISSFAETNRTPFDLVEAEQELVAGYLTEYSAIKWALFQMAEYVNMITASALMSTLFFGGWRGPGFLNGIIPGIADIPILWLVVKIGFFLFVFIWVRATLPRLRYDQLMRFGWKLLLPLALFNTMLVAGYIAFFSSWGWWPLALLSLLGLTALLALSDTVRQLWNAPMTRRETELPPVPTRSAGGD